One window from the genome of Trichoplusia ni isolate ovarian cell line Hi5 chromosome 13, tn1, whole genome shotgun sequence encodes:
- the LOC113500337 gene encoding protein cramped: protein MPNKETVRSLNMDTKPVASTPASGIVNKVAPSVTKVVTTKCVKDAAMSPGAPAAAEGERTELLGSLTTQQQQRTSARVIKKLRLEPPADRDKRKPGSDDIPECETPIKIEDKELKFPTVKQRMPKALWSTDEKNLFFEALNEYGKDFDAITAYICAKMKKKGMPDVNLKTKTQVSHFYYRTWHKLSKHVHFDENVKKVAQELYALINYGELRKKLVSVNEKTCARLGEMVLCGNIVVRARGRNLRVRTPMCRALRRLNQITELALGARVCSRAQVSLRARSRAAWARVQASAHNPRAALALPLRTRLRALLRALALRWGGDCSLGKFSENEKLEDGQKETEDYEENEPNRELEEHLNLETDRIIIQEQKAPKKLALHVGPRPGADIHLPVVSPSEQLSSQKICFSSYLERMGSQRHKDSSAKIRTPKRQRKDSTTEKDKEVDQKKFKLEDSDRLINIEETAIDGIELMANYKSLQEDEEKPSTEDEKERETAEDEGNYLQEKDIAEKESERDKDMSEKEKDSFSEMEDDEKYVKSDTDNESDGKDKGGKENKFENLKVKFRLRPKKRGGSIYTLVTDKDPEESKVEEPVKEEEVKPDIDVELALRQIRKGWSELDAGDLTVGDLYLMFGSRSKLELDYWWAEPTPPLPQPQKLTVTIPPDRISDKRDKSDKLSDKLSDKGADSSVEDEKERARESDNDILSPKNTFSQDSNDGMSGDERKCEQLASPEHKSSSGGGTLKVVSKLINRPQANPPENGFSMLGDRLKRLLALAGNPHVSAAANASIARCNCGHVCPVQRKQQSQQKPSASPAAAAGAPDEPVFRHPTPIAPRPDAKDPPACNVLAGLPRWRRGRPRADRRVVVQRLLPLLPKLPSPANMAPMKLVPNSPPAPPRILPKPPPTSPSDLSFFYVLSESNGQFFFHDGDRRIPFTSLAGNGNDEDSVIKMEDDDDAPTNGVKSEAPNTETNKQTDTMKVEATAEENKTEPTEITPEFLPAESMSLSPSRLLHDAEGWLGGAQDFSLSSFLGHLEGRPHQDLAVDSQLHSLMAESSVDYVAKFADLAAEVTDDPDLPSDDLT, encoded by the exons TGTGTGAAAGATGCAGCCATGTCACCGggcgcgccggccgccgcgGAGGGGGAGCGCACGGAGCTGCTAGGCTCGCTCACGACGCAGCAGCAGCAGAGGACCAGCGCCAGGGTCATCAAGAAGCTGCGGTTGGAGCCGCCGGCCGACAGGGATAAGAGAAAACCGGGCTCTGACG ACATACCCGAATGCGAAACGCCAATCAAAATAGAAGATAAAGAACTAAAGTTTCCAACTGTCAAGCAACGGATGCCGAAGGCTCTGTGGTCTACTGACGAAAAGAATTTGTTCTTTGAGGCCTTAAACGAGTACGGGAAGGACTTTGACGCTATCACTGCGTACATATGCGCCAAGATGAAGAAGAAGGGTATGCCGGACGTCAACCTGAAGACCAAGACACAAGTCAGCCACTTCTACTACCGCACGTGGCATAAGCTGTCCAAACATGTGCATTTTGATGAGA ATGTAAAAAAGGTTGCGCAAGAGTTATACGCGTTGATAAACTACGGTGAGCTGCGGAAGAAGCTGGTGTCGGTGAACGAGAAGACGTGCGCGCGTCTGGGCGAGATGGTGCTATGTGGCAACATCGTGGTGCGAGCGAGAGGGAGGAACCTGCGCGTCAGGACGCCCATGTGCCGCGCCTTGAGGCGGCTCAACCAGATCACGG AGCTGGCGCTGGGCGCGCGCGTGTGCTCCCGCGCGCAGGTGTCGCTGCGCGCGCGCTCGCGGGCGGCGTGGGCGCGCGTGCAGGCCAGCGCGCACAACCCGCGCGCCGCGCTGGCGCTGCCGCTGCGCACGCGTctgcgcgcgctgctgcggGCGCTCGCCCTGCGCTGGGGGGGGGAC TGTTCGCTTGGAAAGTTCTCTGAGAACGAGAAGCTAGAAGACGGACAGAAAGAGACAGAAGACTATGAGGAGAACGAGCCCAACCGGGAACTAGAAGAGCACCTCAACTTGGAGACCGATAGGATTATTATCCAAG aacAAAAGGCCCCGAAGAAGTTGGCCCTGCACGTGGGCCCGCGGCCCGGGGCCGACATCCACCTGCCCGTGGTGAGCCCCAGTGAGCAGCTCTCCAGCCAGAAGATATGCTTCTCATCCTACTTGGAGAGGATGGGGTCCCAGAGGCATAAGGATAGCAGTG CAAAAATCCGCACACCAAAACGCCAACGAAAAGACAGCACTACAGAGAAAGACAAAGAAGTAGACCAGAAGAAGTTCAAACTGGAAGACTCTGACAGACTGATCAACATCGAGGAGACCGCCATCGACGGCATCGAGCTGATGGCCAACTACAAGAGCCTGCAGGAGGACGAGGAGAAGCCTAGCACAGAGGATGAGAAGGAACGGGAGACGGCAGAGGATGAAGGGAACTACCTGCAG GAAAAAGATATAGCAGAAAAGGAGAGTGAGCGAGACAAAGATATGTCGGAGAAAGAGAAGGACAGCTTCTCTGAAATGGAAGATGACGAGAAGTATGTCAAAAGTGATACAGATAACGAGAGCGATGGTAAAGATAAAGGAGGGAAGGAAAATAAGTTCGAGAATTTAAAG GTAAAATTCCGCCTCCGCCCAAAAAAGCGCGGAGGCAGTATCTACACGTTGGTGACAGACAAGGACCCTGAGGAGTCGAAGGTGGAGGAACCGGTGAAGGAGGAGGAGGTGAAACCGGACATAGACGTGGAGCTGGCCCTCAGACAGATACGGAAGGGCTGGAGCGAGCTGGATGCTGGGGATCTCACCGTGGGCGACCTGTATCTTATG TTTGGTTCCCGATCTAAGCTTGAATTAGATTACTGGTGGGCGGAACCCACGCCGCCTCTACCACAGCCACAAAAACTGACAGTGACCATTCCTCCAGACCGGATATCCGACAAACGCGACAAATCCGACAAGTTGTCCGACAAACTGTCCGATAAGGGCGCGGACAGTTCCGTCGAAGATGAGAAGGAGAGAGCGAGAGAGAGTGACAACGATATTCTGTCTCCAAAGAATACTTTTAGCCAGGACAGTAATGATGGAATGTCTGGAGATGAGAGAAAGT GTGAGCAGCTGGCGTCACCTGAGCACAAGTCTTCATCTGGAGGGGGGACCCTGAAGGTTGTAAGCAAGCTGATAAACAGGCCGCAGGCGAACCCGCCAGAGAACGGGTTCTCTATGCTGGGTGACAG ACTGAAGCGCTTGTTGGCTCTGGCGGGCAACCCTCACGTGAGCGCGGCCGCCAACGCGTCCATCGCGCGCTGCAACTGCGGCCACGTCTGTCCCGTGCAGAGGAAACAG CAGTCGCAGCAGAAGCCGAGCGCGAgcccggcggcggcggcgggcgcgcccGACGAGCCCGTGTTCCGGCACCCCACACCCATCGCGCCCAGGCCCGACGCCAAGGAC CCGCCGGCCTGCAACGTGTTGGCGGGCCTGCCCCGCTGGCGGCGCGGGCGGCCGCGCGCGGACCGCCGCGTCGTAGTACAGCGACTGCTGCCGCTGTTGCCCAAGCTGCCTTCGCCTGCCA ATATGGCGCCGATGAAGTTAGTTCCGAACTCGCCGCCTGCCCCGCCCCGGATACTGCCGAAGCCGCCGCCTACTTCGCCGTCAGA TCTATCTTTCTTCTACGTGTTGAGCGAGTCTAACGGACAGTTCTTCTTCCACGATGGCGACAGACGGATCCCGTTCACATCGCTCGCGGGCAACGGGAACGATGAAGACAGCGTtataa AAATGGAGGACGATGACGACGCTCCCACTAACGGCGTCAAGTCGGAAGCTCCTAACACAGAGACCAACAAACAAACGGACACGATGAAGGTCGAGGCCACAGCCGAGGAGAACAAGACTGAACCGACTGAGATAACAC CGGAGTTCCTCCCGGCGGAGTCGATGTCGCTGTCCCCGTCCCGCCTGCTGCACGACGCGGAGGGCTGGCTGGGCGGCGCGCAGGACTTCTCGCTCAGCAGCTTCCTCGGACACCTGGAGGGCCGCCCGCACCAGGACCTGGCG GTGGACTCCCAGCTACACTCTCTGATGGCGGAGTCCAGCGTGGACTACGTGGCCAAGTTTGCGGACCTCGCCGCCGAAGTCACGGACGACCCTGACCTGCCCTCCGACGACCTCACCTAG